The Deltaproteobacteria bacterium GWC2_65_14 nucleotide sequence CTGGAACAAGGTGGAGGTCACCGTGGCGGACACGCCCGGGTACATCAATTTCGAGGCGGACACCCACGCCTGCCTCCGCCTGCTGGACGGGGCGGTCCTCGTGGTGAACGCCGTCTCCGGGGTCGAGGTCCAGACGGAGAAGATGTGGCACCTCGCTTGCGACACCGGGGTTCCGGCCGTGGCCTTCGTTTCGAAGATGGACCGGGAGCGGGCCGATTTCGGCAAGGCGGTGCAGGAGATCCAGGAGATCCTGAAGGTCCATGCCGTCCCGGTGCAGATCCCGATCGGCGCCGAGGCGGAATTCCGGGGGGTCGTGGACCTCTTCGGGATGAAGGCCCTCCTCTACAAGGGGGAGGCCGGGGAGTACGACACGGCGGAGATCCCCAAGGAACTGGCCGAGGCCGCGGCGAAGGGGCGGGAAAAAGTGGTCGAGGCGGCGGCGGAGGCGGACGACTCCCTCCTGGAGAAGTATCTGGAGGGGACCCCGCTTTCGGAGGAGGAGATCCGGAAGGGGTTCACCGCCGGCGTCCACGCGATGAAGATCCTGCCGGTCCTCTGCGGATCGGCGACCCGGTGCGTCGGCATCCAGCCTCTCCTGGAGATGATCAACCTCGTCCTGCCGGACCCCTCCTTCCGCAAGGAGTGGAAGGGAACCAACCCGAAGAAGAAGACCGAGGAGGTGCGGCCGATTTCCGCCTCCGCCCCCTTCTCCGCCTTCGTGTTCAAGACGCTGGCCGATCCCTACGCCGGGAAGCTCTCCATCTTCAAGGTAGTTTCCGGCACGCTGACCCCCGACATGTCCCCGCTGAACGCCGGGAAGAACGCCACGGAGCGGATCGGGGCGATCTTCCGGCTGGAGGGGAAGAAGCAGAAGCCGGTCGGTTCCGGATTTGCCGGCGAGATCGTCGCCGTCGCGAAGTTCAAGGAGACCTCCACCGGCGACACTCTCTGCGACCCGAAGCACCCGATCCTCTACCCGCCGCCTTCCGCGGGGGAGCCGGTGATCTCCTTCGCGATCCGGCCGAAGACCCGCTCCGACGAGGACAAGCTGGGCAGCTCTCTCTCCCGGATGATCGAGGAGGATCCGACCCTCCAGTTCGGGAAGGACACCCAGACCCGGGAGTTCATCCTCTCCGGGATGGGGGAGATCCACCTGGAGGTCGCGGTGGAGAAGCTCCGTCGCCAGTTCGGGGTGGAAGTGGAGCTGCGCACGCCGAAGATCCCCTACAAGGAGACGATCAAGGGGAAGGCGGAGGCGCAAGGGAAGTACAAGAAGCAGACCGGCGGACGCGGACAGTACGGCGACTGCTGGCTCAAGGTGGAGCCGCTGCCGCGCGGCGCGGGGTTCGAGTACGTGGACGCGATCGTGGGGGGGTCGATCCCGAGGCAGTACATCCCCGCCGTCGAGAAGGGGGTCGTCGAGCGGATGGTCAAGGGGGTGGTCGCGGGCTACCCGGTGGTCGACGCCCGGGTGACCGTCTTCGACGGGTCCTTCCACAATGTCGACTCCTCCGAAATGGCGTTCAAGATCGCGGGGTCGCTCGGGTTCAAGAAGGCGGTGGCCGACGCGAGGCCGGTCCTGCTGGAGCCGATCATGGAGATGGAGATCGTCGTCCCCGAGGAGAACGTCGGGGACATCATCGGCGACCTGAACAGCCGCCGGGGTCGCGTGCTGGGGGTGGAGGCGCGGGGGAGAAGCCAGATCGTGAAGACGCTGGTTCCCCTCGCGGAGGTCCTGCGGTACTCCTCGGACCTGCGCTCGATCACCTCGGGGAGGGGCCAGTTCACCATGCGGATGTCGAACTATGAGGAGGTTCCGGCGCAGGTCGCCGACAAGGTCATCGCAGAGGCCCGGAAGGAGATGGGGGAAGAGGCCGAGGAATGATCGCGGAGCAGGACGACAGGGGGAAGGTGAAGGTCAGCCTGACGGAGGACCGGGAGGTTCCCGAGGAGGTCCGGGGATCGCTGCAGACCTACGTCTCCGGGCTGCCGATGCCGAAGAAGGTGGAACTGGCGACGAGGGGGAACCGGGATGTGAGGAAGATCCTGTCGCGGGATGCGAACCATCTCGTGGCCCGGGCGGTGGCGAACAGCCCCCGCCTCTCCGAACTGGACGTGCTGGAATATTCGGGGTCCTCGCTGACGAACGAGGACGTGCTGCGCGCCATCGGCGAGAGCCGCGAGTGGTCGAAGAACCGGCGGGTGAAGATGCTCCTGGTGTCGAACCCCAGGACGCCGGTGTCGCTGGCGATGCGGTTCCTCGGACACCTCTCCGTGCAGGAGCTTTCCCTCCTGGCGGCGAACCGGAACATCCCGGCGGCCGTCTCGCGGGAGGCAAAGCGGCGGGTCGTGGTGTCCAGAAAATAGGATCCGGGGGAACCGATGGCACTGTTCAACTACGCTACGAGGGAACTGAGCGCGAAGATCGTCTACTACGGGCCGGGTCTCTCGGGGAAGACCACGAACATCGAGATGGTGCACCAGATGCTCCGTCCCGAGCAGAAGGGGAGGCTCATCTCCCTTCCCA carries:
- a CDS encoding translation elongation factor G; protein product: MDIQQLRNVGIIAHGGAGKTTLAEALLFIAKATDRMGKVDDGSSNFDYDPEEIRRKITISTSFHHYSWNKVEVTVADTPGYINFEADTHACLRLLDGAVLVVNAVSGVEVQTEKMWHLACDTGVPAVAFVSKMDRERADFGKAVQEIQEILKVHAVPVQIPIGAEAEFRGVVDLFGMKALLYKGEAGEYDTAEIPKELAEAAAKGREKVVEAAAEADDSLLEKYLEGTPLSEEEIRKGFTAGVHAMKILPVLCGSATRCVGIQPLLEMINLVLPDPSFRKEWKGTNPKKKTEEVRPISASAPFSAFVFKTLADPYAGKLSIFKVVSGTLTPDMSPLNAGKNATERIGAIFRLEGKKQKPVGSGFAGEIVAVAKFKETSTGDTLCDPKHPILYPPPSAGEPVISFAIRPKTRSDEDKLGSSLSRMIEEDPTLQFGKDTQTREFILSGMGEIHLEVAVEKLRRQFGVEVELRTPKIPYKETIKGKAEAQGKYKKQTGGRGQYGDCWLKVEPLPRGAGFEYVDAIVGGSIPRQYIPAVEKGVVERMVKGVVAGYPVVDARVTVFDGSFHNVDSSEMAFKIAGSLGFKKAVADARPVLLEPIMEMEIVVPEENVGDIIGDLNSRRGRVLGVEARGRSQIVKTLVPLAEVLRYSSDLRSITSGRGQFTMRMSNYEEVPAQVADKVIAEARKEMGEEAEE